A single genomic interval of Macadamia integrifolia cultivar HAES 741 chromosome 6, SCU_Mint_v3, whole genome shotgun sequence harbors:
- the LOC122081314 gene encoding uncharacterized protein LOC122081314 isoform X1 — MGSIEKNYLRPANGTQDALSSSFTPSFETLLDAMKNPQVPKLVLLRKLYYLLIHLSMNSSLYSPKFGASNDSNREGHQSTFNLPFTDICNLSNFLFEELSRKFEHLFSGSESASQQLDILVHPEDLKLLLRCCMGMLRLLEFNQGFLLEKCKILLAILCKLCSSDVLLHISRNLGENAKHALRFERSFSRQCVYAGHSGFTTYVEEYNASMCIVEEAGSPIPFLCSLLEVFADELLLHRHLRLYFMIADSVSSATERLFMCHNSHGDSDDVLEVISAHFILSLSDEQASSKLQNASLWWHSMDLRTSELTLTASLALLGSPVISSAPKIIQAHLLFMVSRAIGIDIAPQNTRSDFRFMNGYISALERSIMLYTHNISSLRVGDDLLGVYTGSFSSVQPGIWKRGFHPSFECYIRPVTYSTINHKITELACSQHSHVCDLNSRKKSDLLNASILYMKDNQSVLDKSSREEILSILNCIISRTLSLESEGIATHKSGYLGFEEVHLLASILKLLSSSLLQTVWCMRKKRSSESLSTLKDSSLSKEYDFVTGIIGCFQQCSVSQPVQKLFPEAMRSCQSRHKESKLMFMHFAGLLLFSFARELEFLWKGCIFMMMTMMNLFIFEEGNLDALRELLGLRNNSLSSISSIDKVSQVQIGRDSSLTVASEFQKIQMLCLSRDTLSRYEEGKQDSSSETSVATLPQGARESVEGIVEKTCNGEIFMKSTPEFCWKASDIDDLADFIECKQGKDYSKWLKGREKYRKWKHGKTEVVRKERKKSFRFLLGE, encoded by the exons ATGGGTTCAATCGAAAAGAATTATCTCCGCCCTGCAAATGGGACCCAGGATGcgttatcttcttcttttactcCGAGCTTCGAAACCCTATTGGATGCGATGAAAAATCCACAG GTTCCAAAGCTAGTGCTTCTGAGAAAATTGTATTATTTGCTGATCCACTTGTCCATGAACTCATCACTGTATTCCCCAAAATTTGGAGCTTCAAATGATTCAAATAGGGAAGGCCATCAGTCTACCTTCAATCTACCGTTTACTGATATTTGTAATCTTTCCAATTTTCTCTTCGAAGAACTTTCTAGAAAGTTTGAACATTTATTCTCTGGATCTGAAAGCGCTAGCCAGCAGCTTGATATTTTGGTCCATCCAGAAGACTTGAAACTGTTGTTGAGATGCTGTATGGGCATGCTGCGGTTGCTAGAATTTAACCAAGGTTTTCTTCTTGAAAAATGCAAGATTCTTCTCGCAATACTTTGCAAATTATGTTCTTCCGATGTACTGTTGCATATTTCACGCAATCTAGGGGAAAATGCGAAACACGCGTTAAGGTTCGAAAGATCATTTTCACGTCAATGTGTTTATGCTGGTCATAGTGGCTTCACCACATATGTTGAGGAGTACAATGCTTCCATGTGTATTGTTGAAGAAGCTGGTTCACCAATTCCTTTTCTTTGCTCACTGCTAGAG GTCTTTGCAGATGAGCTGTTATTGCATAGACATTTGAGACTGTATTTTATGATAGCAGATTCTGTTTCTTCTGCAACTGAAAGGCTATTTATGTGCCACAACAGTCATGGTGATAGTGACGATGTGCTGGAGGTGATCTCTGCTCACTTTATTCTTTCACTTTCTGATGAACAAGCTTCTAGCAAGTTACAGAATGCCTCCCTCTGGTGGCACTCCATGGATTTGAGGACTTCTGAACTAACCTTGACTGCATCTCTTGCATTGCTTGGCTCCCCTGTAATATCTTCTGCACCAAAAATAATCCAAGCACATCTACTTTTCATGGTTTCTAGAGCTATTGGTATTGATATAGCTCCCCAGAACACAAGATCAGATTTCAGATTTATGAATGGTTACATATCAGCGCTAGAAAGATCAATCATGTTGTACACTCACAACATATCTAGTTTACGAGTTGGTGATGATCTTCTTGGAGTTTACACTGGGTCATTTTCTTCTGTTCAACCAGGGATATGGAAGAGAGGATTCCATCCATCGTTTGAGTGTTATATTCGACCAGTCACTTATAGTACAATCAATCATAAAATTACTGAGTTGGCCTGTTCCCAGCATTCACATGTTTGTGATCTCAACTCCAGAAAGAAGTCTGACTTACTGAATGCTTCTATTTTGTACATGAAGGATAATCAATCTGTTCTTGACAAGTCGTCAAGAGAAGAGATACTGTCAATTTTAAATTGCATAATCTCAAGAACTCTTTCTCTTGAATCCGAAGGTATTGCAACTCATAAAAGTGGATATCTAGGTTTTGAAGAAGTTCATCTTCTTGCTTCAATACTGAAATTACTTAGCAGTTCACTTTTGCAAACTGTTTGGTGTATGAGGAAAAAGAGAAGTTCTGAATCCCTTAGTACTTTGAAAGATTCCTCATTGAGTAAGGAGTATGATTTTGTAACAGGCATTATTGGCTGCTTTCAACAGTGCTCTGTTAGTCAGCCTGTGCAAAAGCTCTTCCCTGAAGCAATGAGATCTTGCCAAAGTAGACATAAGGAGTCAAAGCTGATGTTTATGCACTTTGCTGGCTTGCTACTATTCAGCTTTGCCAGAGAGCTTGAGTTcttatggaagggatgcatattcatgatgatgacaatgatgaattTATTCATTTTTGAGGAAGGGAATTTAGATGCGTTGAGGGAATTGCTTGGATTGAGaaataattctctctcttccatatCTTCTATAGATAAAGTCTCACAG GTTCAGATCGGTAGAGATTCTAGCCTGACAGTTGCATCAGAATTTCAGAAGATTCAGATGCTATGCTTGAG TAGAGATACTCTTTCAAGATACGAAGAGGGGAAACAAGATAGTTCATCAGAGACCTCAGTAGCTACTCTGCCCCAAGGTGCAAGGGAGAGTGTAGAAGGCATAGTGGAAAAGACCTGTAATGGGGAGATCTTTATGAAATCCACACCAGAATTCTGTTGGAAAGCTTCTGATATTGATGATTTGGCTGATTTTATTGAATGCAAGCAGGGAAAGGATTATTCCAAGTGGTTGAAGGGTCGAGAAAAGTACCGTAAGTggaaacatggaaaaacagagGTTGTGAGGAAGGAACGGAAGAAATCATTTAGGTTTCTTTTAGGTGAGTAG
- the LOC122080823 gene encoding uncharacterized protein LOC122080823 yields MEKILEFGRKALFYVRVLSGYEERRIRSYRLQLQRQLEQKQARKAALNRIPEQVILSEVRRMVEEMQTVNRKLEETEAAIDEYFKPLDKQAEAIMNMQLEGEEKRMKEMVKAMREQALLEKVEAEKMEKMSNVDSDQSRNTTSSLDNKGGEMR; encoded by the exons ATGGAAAAAATCTTAGAGTTTGGGAGGAAAGCATTGTTCTATGTTAGGGTCCTCTCAGGATATGAGGAGAGAAGGATTAGATCTTATAGATTGCAACTTCAACGACAACTTGAACAG AAGCAAGCAAGGAAGGCAGCATTGAATAGGATCCCGGAGCAGGTTATTTTATCAGAGGTTCGCCGTATGGTTGAGGAGATGCAGACAGTGAATCGGAAACTCGAAGAAACA GAGGCTGCCATCGATGAGTACTTCAAGCCACTCGATAAGCAGGCTGAGGCTATAATGAATATGCAGCTTGaaggagaggaaaagagaatgaaggaaaTGGTGAAGGCCATGCGTGAGCAGGCTTTGCTTGAGAAAGTTGAAGCAGAGAAGATGGAAAAAATGAGCAATGTGGATTCAGACCAATCTCGCAACACAACATCCTCTCTTGACAATAAAGGTGGTGAGATGAGATGA
- the LOC122081314 gene encoding uncharacterized protein LOC122081314 isoform X3: MGSIEKNYLRPANGTQDALSSSFTPSFETLLDAMKNPQVPKLVLLRKLYYLLIHLSMNSSLYSPKFGASNDSNREGHQSTFNLPFTDICNLSNFLFEELSRKFEHLFSGSESASQQLDILVHPEDLKLLLRCCMGMLRLLEFNQGFLLEKCKILLAILCKLCSSDVLLHISRNLGENAKHALRFERSFSRQCVYAGHSGFTTYVEEYNASMCIVEEAGSPIPFLCSLLEVFADELLLHRHLRLYFMIADSVSSATERLFMCHNSHGDSDDVLEVISAHFILSLSDEQASSKLQNASLWWHSMDLRTSELTLTASLALLGSPVISSAPKIIQAHLLFMVSRAIGIDIAPQNTRSDFRFMNGYISALERSIMLYTHNISSLRVGDDLLGVYTGSFSSVQPGIWKRGFHPSFECYIRPVTYSTINHKITELACSQHSHVCDLNSRKKSDLLNASILYMKDNQSVLDKSSREEILSILNCIISRTLSLESEGIIGCFQQCSVSQPVQKLFPEAMRSCQSRHKESKLMFMHFAGLLLFSFARELEFLWKGCIFMMMTMMNLFIFEEGNLDALRELLGLRNNSLSSISSIDKVSQVQIGRDSSLTVASEFQKIQMLCLSRDTLSRYEEGKQDSSSETSVATLPQGARESVEGIVEKTCNGEIFMKSTPEFCWKASDIDDLADFIECKQGKDYSKWLKGREKYRKWKHGKTEVVRKERKKSFRFLLGE; the protein is encoded by the exons ATGGGTTCAATCGAAAAGAATTATCTCCGCCCTGCAAATGGGACCCAGGATGcgttatcttcttcttttactcCGAGCTTCGAAACCCTATTGGATGCGATGAAAAATCCACAG GTTCCAAAGCTAGTGCTTCTGAGAAAATTGTATTATTTGCTGATCCACTTGTCCATGAACTCATCACTGTATTCCCCAAAATTTGGAGCTTCAAATGATTCAAATAGGGAAGGCCATCAGTCTACCTTCAATCTACCGTTTACTGATATTTGTAATCTTTCCAATTTTCTCTTCGAAGAACTTTCTAGAAAGTTTGAACATTTATTCTCTGGATCTGAAAGCGCTAGCCAGCAGCTTGATATTTTGGTCCATCCAGAAGACTTGAAACTGTTGTTGAGATGCTGTATGGGCATGCTGCGGTTGCTAGAATTTAACCAAGGTTTTCTTCTTGAAAAATGCAAGATTCTTCTCGCAATACTTTGCAAATTATGTTCTTCCGATGTACTGTTGCATATTTCACGCAATCTAGGGGAAAATGCGAAACACGCGTTAAGGTTCGAAAGATCATTTTCACGTCAATGTGTTTATGCTGGTCATAGTGGCTTCACCACATATGTTGAGGAGTACAATGCTTCCATGTGTATTGTTGAAGAAGCTGGTTCACCAATTCCTTTTCTTTGCTCACTGCTAGAG GTCTTTGCAGATGAGCTGTTATTGCATAGACATTTGAGACTGTATTTTATGATAGCAGATTCTGTTTCTTCTGCAACTGAAAGGCTATTTATGTGCCACAACAGTCATGGTGATAGTGACGATGTGCTGGAGGTGATCTCTGCTCACTTTATTCTTTCACTTTCTGATGAACAAGCTTCTAGCAAGTTACAGAATGCCTCCCTCTGGTGGCACTCCATGGATTTGAGGACTTCTGAACTAACCTTGACTGCATCTCTTGCATTGCTTGGCTCCCCTGTAATATCTTCTGCACCAAAAATAATCCAAGCACATCTACTTTTCATGGTTTCTAGAGCTATTGGTATTGATATAGCTCCCCAGAACACAAGATCAGATTTCAGATTTATGAATGGTTACATATCAGCGCTAGAAAGATCAATCATGTTGTACACTCACAACATATCTAGTTTACGAGTTGGTGATGATCTTCTTGGAGTTTACACTGGGTCATTTTCTTCTGTTCAACCAGGGATATGGAAGAGAGGATTCCATCCATCGTTTGAGTGTTATATTCGACCAGTCACTTATAGTACAATCAATCATAAAATTACTGAGTTGGCCTGTTCCCAGCATTCACATGTTTGTGATCTCAACTCCAGAAAGAAGTCTGACTTACTGAATGCTTCTATTTTGTACATGAAGGATAATCAATCTGTTCTTGACAAGTCGTCAAGAGAAGAGATACTGTCAATTTTAAATTGCATAATCTCAAGAACTCTTTCTCTTGAATCCGAAG GCATTATTGGCTGCTTTCAACAGTGCTCTGTTAGTCAGCCTGTGCAAAAGCTCTTCCCTGAAGCAATGAGATCTTGCCAAAGTAGACATAAGGAGTCAAAGCTGATGTTTATGCACTTTGCTGGCTTGCTACTATTCAGCTTTGCCAGAGAGCTTGAGTTcttatggaagggatgcatattcatgatgatgacaatgatgaattTATTCATTTTTGAGGAAGGGAATTTAGATGCGTTGAGGGAATTGCTTGGATTGAGaaataattctctctcttccatatCTTCTATAGATAAAGTCTCACAG GTTCAGATCGGTAGAGATTCTAGCCTGACAGTTGCATCAGAATTTCAGAAGATTCAGATGCTATGCTTGAG TAGAGATACTCTTTCAAGATACGAAGAGGGGAAACAAGATAGTTCATCAGAGACCTCAGTAGCTACTCTGCCCCAAGGTGCAAGGGAGAGTGTAGAAGGCATAGTGGAAAAGACCTGTAATGGGGAGATCTTTATGAAATCCACACCAGAATTCTGTTGGAAAGCTTCTGATATTGATGATTTGGCTGATTTTATTGAATGCAAGCAGGGAAAGGATTATTCCAAGTGGTTGAAGGGTCGAGAAAAGTACCGTAAGTggaaacatggaaaaacagagGTTGTGAGGAAGGAACGGAAGAAATCATTTAGGTTTCTTTTAGGTGAGTAG
- the LOC122081314 gene encoding uncharacterized protein LOC122081314 isoform X2 — MGSIEKNYLRPANGTQDALSSSFTPSFETLLDAMKNPQVPKLVLLRKLYYLLIHLSMNSSLYSPKFGASNDSNREGHQSTFNLPFTDICNLSNFLFEELSRKFEHLFSGSESASQQLDILVHPEDLKLLLRCCMGMLRLLEFNQGFLLEKCKILLAILCKLCSSDVLLHISRNLGENAKHALRFERSFSRQCVYAGHSGFTTYVEEYNASMCIVEEAGSPIPFLCSLLEVFADELLLHRHLRLYFMIADSVSSATERLFMCHNSHGDSDDVLEVISAHFILSLSDEQASSKLQNASLWWHSMDLRTSELTLTASLALLGSPVISSAPKIIQAHLLFMVSRAIGIDIAPQNTRSDFRFMNGYISALERSIMLYTHNISSLRVGDDLLGVYTGSFSSVQPGIWKRGFHPSFECYIRPVTYSTINHKITELACSQHSHVCDLNSRKKSDLLNASILYMKDNQSVLDKSSREEILSILNCIISRTLSLESEGIATHKSGYLGFEEVHLLASILKLLSSSLLQTVWCMRKKRSSESLSTLKDSSLSKEYDFVTGIIGCFQQCSVSQPVQKLFPEAMRSCQSRHKESKLMFMHFAGLLLFSFARELEFLWKGCIFMMMTMMNLFIFEEGNLDALRELLGLRNNSLSSISSIDKVSQVQIGRDSSLTVASEFQKIQMLCLRDTLSRYEEGKQDSSSETSVATLPQGARESVEGIVEKTCNGEIFMKSTPEFCWKASDIDDLADFIECKQGKDYSKWLKGREKYRKWKHGKTEVVRKERKKSFRFLLGE, encoded by the exons ATGGGTTCAATCGAAAAGAATTATCTCCGCCCTGCAAATGGGACCCAGGATGcgttatcttcttcttttactcCGAGCTTCGAAACCCTATTGGATGCGATGAAAAATCCACAG GTTCCAAAGCTAGTGCTTCTGAGAAAATTGTATTATTTGCTGATCCACTTGTCCATGAACTCATCACTGTATTCCCCAAAATTTGGAGCTTCAAATGATTCAAATAGGGAAGGCCATCAGTCTACCTTCAATCTACCGTTTACTGATATTTGTAATCTTTCCAATTTTCTCTTCGAAGAACTTTCTAGAAAGTTTGAACATTTATTCTCTGGATCTGAAAGCGCTAGCCAGCAGCTTGATATTTTGGTCCATCCAGAAGACTTGAAACTGTTGTTGAGATGCTGTATGGGCATGCTGCGGTTGCTAGAATTTAACCAAGGTTTTCTTCTTGAAAAATGCAAGATTCTTCTCGCAATACTTTGCAAATTATGTTCTTCCGATGTACTGTTGCATATTTCACGCAATCTAGGGGAAAATGCGAAACACGCGTTAAGGTTCGAAAGATCATTTTCACGTCAATGTGTTTATGCTGGTCATAGTGGCTTCACCACATATGTTGAGGAGTACAATGCTTCCATGTGTATTGTTGAAGAAGCTGGTTCACCAATTCCTTTTCTTTGCTCACTGCTAGAG GTCTTTGCAGATGAGCTGTTATTGCATAGACATTTGAGACTGTATTTTATGATAGCAGATTCTGTTTCTTCTGCAACTGAAAGGCTATTTATGTGCCACAACAGTCATGGTGATAGTGACGATGTGCTGGAGGTGATCTCTGCTCACTTTATTCTTTCACTTTCTGATGAACAAGCTTCTAGCAAGTTACAGAATGCCTCCCTCTGGTGGCACTCCATGGATTTGAGGACTTCTGAACTAACCTTGACTGCATCTCTTGCATTGCTTGGCTCCCCTGTAATATCTTCTGCACCAAAAATAATCCAAGCACATCTACTTTTCATGGTTTCTAGAGCTATTGGTATTGATATAGCTCCCCAGAACACAAGATCAGATTTCAGATTTATGAATGGTTACATATCAGCGCTAGAAAGATCAATCATGTTGTACACTCACAACATATCTAGTTTACGAGTTGGTGATGATCTTCTTGGAGTTTACACTGGGTCATTTTCTTCTGTTCAACCAGGGATATGGAAGAGAGGATTCCATCCATCGTTTGAGTGTTATATTCGACCAGTCACTTATAGTACAATCAATCATAAAATTACTGAGTTGGCCTGTTCCCAGCATTCACATGTTTGTGATCTCAACTCCAGAAAGAAGTCTGACTTACTGAATGCTTCTATTTTGTACATGAAGGATAATCAATCTGTTCTTGACAAGTCGTCAAGAGAAGAGATACTGTCAATTTTAAATTGCATAATCTCAAGAACTCTTTCTCTTGAATCCGAAGGTATTGCAACTCATAAAAGTGGATATCTAGGTTTTGAAGAAGTTCATCTTCTTGCTTCAATACTGAAATTACTTAGCAGTTCACTTTTGCAAACTGTTTGGTGTATGAGGAAAAAGAGAAGTTCTGAATCCCTTAGTACTTTGAAAGATTCCTCATTGAGTAAGGAGTATGATTTTGTAACAGGCATTATTGGCTGCTTTCAACAGTGCTCTGTTAGTCAGCCTGTGCAAAAGCTCTTCCCTGAAGCAATGAGATCTTGCCAAAGTAGACATAAGGAGTCAAAGCTGATGTTTATGCACTTTGCTGGCTTGCTACTATTCAGCTTTGCCAGAGAGCTTGAGTTcttatggaagggatgcatattcatgatgatgacaatgatgaattTATTCATTTTTGAGGAAGGGAATTTAGATGCGTTGAGGGAATTGCTTGGATTGAGaaataattctctctcttccatatCTTCTATAGATAAAGTCTCACAG GTTCAGATCGGTAGAGATTCTAGCCTGACAGTTGCATCAGAATTTCAGAAGATTCAGATGCTATGCTTGAG AGATACTCTTTCAAGATACGAAGAGGGGAAACAAGATAGTTCATCAGAGACCTCAGTAGCTACTCTGCCCCAAGGTGCAAGGGAGAGTGTAGAAGGCATAGTGGAAAAGACCTGTAATGGGGAGATCTTTATGAAATCCACACCAGAATTCTGTTGGAAAGCTTCTGATATTGATGATTTGGCTGATTTTATTGAATGCAAGCAGGGAAAGGATTATTCCAAGTGGTTGAAGGGTCGAGAAAAGTACCGTAAGTggaaacatggaaaaacagagGTTGTGAGGAAGGAACGGAAGAAATCATTTAGGTTTCTTTTAGGTGAGTAG